The Streptomyces sp. NBC_01317 genomic interval CATCTCCAGGTAGTCCTCGATCGCGGCCATCTGCCCGTCGACGGTGAACCGGAAGTCCGGGTTCGATTCGGCCGTCTCCAGCACGGTGTCGAGAGCGGCCACGAGCCGGTGCCGGAACACCTGGAAAGGCTCGTACCATTCCCGGTCCCAGTGGAAATGGGGCACGAAGACGGCGGAATTCTGCATGGGTCAGGGACCTTCTGTCGGCGGGTGCGGAGAGAGGCGGGTGCGTGACGCGTGGTGGGCGGCCGGGCTACGGCGTCACTTCAGTGAGCCGGTGGCGAGGCCGGTGCGCCAGAACCTCTGGAGGAGGATGAAGACGATGATCACGGGCACGATCGAGACCAGTGAGCCGGTGATCACGGACTGCTGGAGGAGCGGCGCCCTGGCGGTCTGGCCGTTCCACGTGTAGAGGCCGAGGGTGACCGGGAAGAGCGACTCCTTCTGGAGCATCACCATCGGCAGGAAGAAGTTGTTCCAGATGGCGACGAACTGGAAGAGGAAGATCGTCACCAGCGACGGTGCCATCAGCCGGGAGGCCACCGAGAAGAACGTACGGAACTCTCCCGCGCCGTCGAGGCGCGCCGACTCCAGGAGTTCCTGGGGTACGGCGGCGGAGGCGAAGATCCGGGCCAGGTAGACGCCGAACGGGCTGACGATGCTCGGCAGGAACACCGCCCAGTAGGTGTTGACGATCCCGGTCGCCGAGAACAGCAGGAACAGCGGGAGCGCGAGCGCGGTGGTGGGGACCAGGACGCCGCCGAGGATGACGGAGAAGAGGAACTCCCGTCCCCGGAACTGGAACTTGGCGAGCGCGTAGCCGCACAGCGCGGAGACCAGTGTGCCGACGGCCGCGCCGAGCACCGCGTAGATCACACTGTTCAGGGCCCACTGGAGGAAGATGCCGTCACTGCGGGTGAACAGGGTGTGCAGGTTGCTGAACAGGTTGAAGTGGGAGAAGGCCAGGCCGTTGGTGGAGGCCAGGTCTCCTTGCGGTTTGGTCGCCGCGACGATCAGGAAGTAGACCGGCAGCAGGAAGTAGATGGTCAGGAGGACCATCACGGCCATGACCGCCGTACGGCTGGCCCTGCTCTCGCGGACGGTGGGTTTGTCGCTCACGATCAGGTTGTTCACAGTCCGGCCCTCTTCGACGTCAGCCGCATGAACCCGAAGCTCAAGACGAAGGTGATGAGGGCGATGACCACGGAGATCGCCGCCGCCTGCTGGTAGTTGTTCCCCGAGGCCACCGCGTACGCGAGCATGTTCGGGGTGTAGGTGCTGGAGATGTTCGAGGAGATCTGGCGCAGCACGGCCGGCTCCGCGTAGAGCTGGAGGGTGCCGATGATCGAGAACACCGTGGTCAGCACGATGGACGGGGCGATCATGGGGACCTTGATCTGCCAGGCGATGGCCCAGTTGCTCGCGCCGTCGAGCCTGGCCGCCTCGTACAGCTCCTGCGGGATCGATTGCAGGGCCGAGTACATGATCAGCATGTTGTAGCCGGTCCACAGCCAGGTGGAGATGTTCGCCGCCGACCACAGCACGGCGCCGGGGCCGAGGAAGTCGGGGTGGAGCCCGATGCCGTTCAGTACGTCGACCACGGGGCTGAGCTGCGGTGAGTAGAGGTACGACCACATGATCGCGGCGATGACGCCGGGTACCGCGTACGGCATGAACACCGCGATGCGGAAGAACGACTTGAGCTTCAGCAGCGGGGTGTCGAGGAGCAGCGCCATGATCAGGGCGACGAACAGCATGACCGGCACCTGCACGATGCCGAAGAGCCCGATGCGCCCGATGCTGGACCAGAACTCGGTGTTCTCGAAGACGTGCGCGTACTGCTGGAAGCCGCCGAAGGTCGTGTACGACGTGCCGTACTGGCCGCCGGAGCGGCGTACGACCCGGAAGCTCTGCCAGATCGCGTACCCGACCGGCACCAGGTAGAAGAGCACGAACGGGAGGAAGAACGGGGTCAGGAACGCGGTGATGACGCCCGCCCGGGGCCCGCCGCCGTTGAGACGGCGGCGGGAGCCTCGGGGCGCCGCCACCACGCGTATCGCGCGGGTTTCGGTGTCGGTCATGCTGCGGTCACTTGCCTGCCTGGGCGGGGATGGCCAGGTCCTTCATCGATGTGAGCGCGGTCGCCTGGGCGGTCTTGAGCGCGTCGGCGAGGGTGCCCTGGCCGGCGGCGGCCTTGGCCATCGCGTCCTGGAGGCTCAGGTTGACCGTCTTCTGGGTGGGGCCCCAGGTGAAGCTGGTGTCGATGTTCTTGGACGACTCGGCGAAGACGTCAAAGATCTTCTGGTTGTCGTAGTACGGCACGCCCTGGGAGAGCTGGGGCAGTCCGGTGCCGACGGGGGACGCCGAGTAGAGGCCGCCGAGCTTGTTCTCCAGTGCGAGGGCTTCCGGGTCGGTGTTCAGCCAGGTGTTGAACTTGACCGACTCGTACAGGTGCTTGCTGCCCTTCATGAACGCGACGGTGGAGCCGCCCCAGTCGCCGGACGCGGCGCTGGTGCCCCAGGTCGGCATCGGGACGATCGTCCACTTGCCGGCCTGCTTGGGCAGGTTGTCGCGGAACATGCTGTAGCCCCAGGCGGCGCCGACGTAGCTGGCGATCTGGTTCTGCTGGTACGCCGCGTACATCTGGGTCGAGCCGTTGGCGAGGTCGGTGCGGACGAGCTTGTCGTCGATCATCTTCTGCCAGTAGTCGGCGACCTGCTTGCTCTGCGGGGACTCGACGGTGACGTGCCACTTGTCGCCGGAGTACGAGTACATCTCCGCGCTGTTCTGCCAGAGCAGGCCGTTGAACCACTCGGCGTTGTTCGGGTCGAAGAACGTCATGGTGAGCTTGGGGTCGGCGGCGTGGAGCTTCTTCGCCTCCGCCGCGTACTCGTCCCAGGTCTTCGGTATCGCGAGGCCGTGCTGCTTGAAGATGTCGCTGCGCACGTAGAGGGCCATCGGGCCGGTGTCCTGCGGGAGGGCGAAGACGCCGGTGCCGGCGAAGCTGGTCTGCGACCACGTCCAGGGGACGAACTTGGACTTGGCGGCGGTGGCCGCGGAGCAGGCCGACGCGTCCACGAAGGCGTTCTGGGTGCGCAGGTTGGGAAGCTCGTCGTAACCCACCTGGGCGAGGTCCGGCGCCTTGCCCGCCTTGAGGGCGTTGCTGATCGTGCCGTACTGGTCGTTGGAGATGTTCTTCGTCTGGACCTGGATGTCAGGGTTCTGCTTGTTCCACAGAGCGACGACCTCGTCCATGCCGGGAACGGTGTTCCAGTACTGGAGGGTGACCTTGCCCTTCGCGGGCTCGCAGGAGGCGGCGGCGGAGGAGCTGTCCGGCTGATCGGAGGACGAACAGCCGGCGAGCAGGGCGATGCTCGCTGCCGCTGCGACGGCGGCCAGGCGGACGCGCGAGGCGGTGTTTCTCATGATTTCCTTCCAGAGTGTCCAGCTCCAGCGCTGGACGCGTCGACGTTGACACCTCAAGGCACGGGATGCCTTCTGGTTGGAATGCGTGGGTGTGGTCACCGGCGCGACGGCGTCGGACCAAGCGTCGAACGACGTTGCGGGAGTGGCACATCCAGTTCGCGTGAGCGCTCACGTGAACGTTCACGGAAGTCCGTGAATTTTCCGGAAGTTTGCGCTCCGGTCTGGATGTATGTCAAGACATTCGGGTCAAGTACAAGTCCGGCAGGTTACGCGGAACCGCCCGGTCTCAGCTCGGCCCGGACGACGAGCTCGTCGGCCTCCAGCGGGTCGACGCCGGTCAACAGGCGCCCGACCTGCTCGATCGCGAGGGCGCCGAGCCGGCGCGTGTCGAGCGCCACGCTGGTGAGCGGAGGTTCGACGACCGCCCCGAGCTGGAGGCCGTCGAAGCCGATCACCGCGAGATCCCGGGGGACGCTCCTGCCCATCCGGCGCGCTTCCCGCAATGCGCCGATGGCGACGATGTCGTTGAAGGTGAAGATCGCGGTCACCTCGGGGTGGGCGGTGAGAAGGGCGTTGAGGCCCAGTCCCCCGCCGTCG includes:
- a CDS encoding carbohydrate ABC transporter permease; translation: MTDTETRAIRVVAAPRGSRRRLNGGGPRAGVITAFLTPFFLPFVLFYLVPVGYAIWQSFRVVRRSGGQYGTSYTTFGGFQQYAHVFENTEFWSSIGRIGLFGIVQVPVMLFVALIMALLLDTPLLKLKSFFRIAVFMPYAVPGVIAAIMWSYLYSPQLSPVVDVLNGIGLHPDFLGPGAVLWSAANISTWLWTGYNMLIMYSALQSIPQELYEAARLDGASNWAIAWQIKVPMIAPSIVLTTVFSIIGTLQLYAEPAVLRQISSNISSTYTPNMLAYAVASGNNYQQAAAISVVIALITFVLSFGFMRLTSKRAGL
- a CDS encoding carbohydrate ABC transporter permease — protein: MAVMVLLTIYFLLPVYFLIVAATKPQGDLASTNGLAFSHFNLFSNLHTLFTRSDGIFLQWALNSVIYAVLGAAVGTLVSALCGYALAKFQFRGREFLFSVILGGVLVPTTALALPLFLLFSATGIVNTYWAVFLPSIVSPFGVYLARIFASAAVPQELLESARLDGAGEFRTFFSVASRLMAPSLVTIFLFQFVAIWNNFFLPMVMLQKESLFPVTLGLYTWNGQTARAPLLQQSVITGSLVSIVPVIIVFILLQRFWRTGLATGSLK
- a CDS encoding ABC transporter substrate-binding protein, giving the protein MRNTASRVRLAAVAAAASIALLAGCSSSDQPDSSSAAASCEPAKGKVTLQYWNTVPGMDEVVALWNKQNPDIQVQTKNISNDQYGTISNALKAGKAPDLAQVGYDELPNLRTQNAFVDASACSAATAAKSKFVPWTWSQTSFAGTGVFALPQDTGPMALYVRSDIFKQHGLAIPKTWDEYAAEAKKLHAADPKLTMTFFDPNNAEWFNGLLWQNSAEMYSYSGDKWHVTVESPQSKQVADYWQKMIDDKLVRTDLANGSTQMYAAYQQNQIASYVGAAWGYSMFRDNLPKQAGKWTIVPMPTWGTSAASGDWGGSTVAFMKGSKHLYESVKFNTWLNTDPEALALENKLGGLYSASPVGTGLPQLSQGVPYYDNQKIFDVFAESSKNIDTSFTWGPTQKTVNLSLQDAMAKAAAGQGTLADALKTAQATALTSMKDLAIPAQAGK